The sequence below is a genomic window from Providencia rettgeri.
GCCACGTTCTGAGCGATATTTTTGTAAGTCTTCCGCTTTAAACTTCAGCTTCCGCTTACCGAAATGCAAGGTCATTGATGCCCCTACAGGTAAAATCATCAACCAAGTCAATAAATCATCGCCAGTTGCCGCTTGTGCGCCGGCAATATTGATAATTTTATTCCCTTTACCTTTCGAAAGCTGAGGTAGATCTGCCACAGGGAAGATTAACATACGCCCTGCTTTGGTAATTGCCAACAGCAAATCTTCTTGCTCATTATGCAATTCAATAGGTGCCAATACTTTTGCATTTTCAGGTAAAGAAATTAAGGCTTTACCTGTTTTATTTTTAGTGACTAAGTCGTTGAAGGTACAAATAAAACCGTAACCTGCATCCGAAGCCATTAAATATTTTTGGTCGTCAGGCGCCATTAATACATGTTCAATGGTTGCGCCAGGTGGCAAGGTTAGCTTACCGGTTAAAGGCTCTCCCTGACTGCGTGCAGATGGCAATTCCAGCGGGTCAATGGAATAACTGCGCCCTGTAGTATCAAGGAACACGGCAGCTTGGTTTGACTTACCTCGCGCAGCCCCTTTAAAGCCATCTCCTGCTTTATAGTTCAGATTAGTCGGCTCGATATCATGCCCTTTAGCACTACGTACCCACCCCATATCAGAAAGCACAACGGTAATTGGTTCTGACGGTAAAATCTCATGTTCGCTCATGGCTTTCGCTTCTTCGCGTTCATGCAGTGGGGAGCGACGGTCATCACCGTAATCTTTGGCGTCGGCTTGAATTTCTTTTTTAATCAACGTATTTAAACGTCTTTCAGACCCAAGGATCGCTTGTAAGTCATCGCGCTCTTTGGCTAACTCATCTTGGTCGCCACGAATTTTCATTTCCTCAAGTTTGGCTAAATGACGTAATTTTAACTCTAAAATAGCTTCAGCTTGAGTGTCACTAATATTAAAACGCGACATGAGAACCGCTTTTGGTTCATCCTCTGTACGAATAATTTCAATGACTTCATCAATATTCAGGTAGGCGATTAATAAACCATCTAAAATATGTAAGCGTCTTAATACTTTTTCTAACCGATGATTTAAGCGGTTACGCACAGTTTGGCGACGGTAAGCAATCCACTCATTTAAGATCTCAACGAGCCCTTTCACCGCAGGTCGGTTATCTAAACCAATCATATTAAGGTTAACGCGGTAGCTACGCTCTAAATCCGTTGTCGCAAATAAGTGTGTCATCACTTGTTCAAGATCAACGCGATTACTACGTGGAACTATCACTAAACGTGTTGGGTTTTCATGGTTGGATTCATCACGTAAATCTTCAACCATCGGTAGTTTCTTCGCACGCATTTGGCTGGCAATTTGTTCCAGTACTTTTGCACCTGAAACTTGATGAGGTAATGCCGTGATCACCGCATTACCATCTTCTTTTTCCCACACCGCACGCATACGTACAGAACCGCGTCCATTTTGATAAATCTTACGGATATCATCACGGGAAGAAATAATTTCTGCTTCCGTTGGGAAATCTGGTCCCGGCACAAATGCCATGATGTCATCAAGATTTAGCGTAGGTTTATCCAGTAAAGCAACCAAAGCTTGAGCCACTTCTCGGGCGTTATGTGGTGGAATATCTGTCGCCATCCCAACCGCAATACCCGTGGTTCCGTTTAACAGAATATTCGGCAAACGCGCAGGCAACATTTTTGGCTCATTTAGCGTACCATCAAAGTTTGGTACCCAATCCACAGTGCCATGGCCAAGTTCGCTGAGTAAAACTTCAGCATATTTTGATAAACGTGATTCGGTATAACGCATGGCTGCGAACGATTTAGGGTCATCGGGTGCCCCCCAGTTCCCTTGGCCATCCACCAGCGGGTAACGGTAAGAAAATGGCTGTGCCATCAATACCATCGCTTCATAACAAGCGATATCACCATGCGGGTGATATTTACCGAGAACATCGCCCACCGTTCTGGCGGACTTTTTGTATTTCGCAGTGTTGCTTAAGCCAAGTTCTGACATTGCATACACAATACGGCGCTGAACAGGTTTAAGCCCATCGCCAATAAATGGTAATGCCCTATCCATGATGACGTACATCGAATAGTTCAGATAGGCATTTTCAGTGAAGGCGTGTAGCGGTAAACGCTCTACACCATCATGAGTAATTTCACTCATTCAATTCGTTCCTTTCTCATCGCAATTCGGATATTAGACATCAATTTCAGCCATATCGCCTTTCTCTTGCAGCCAATTACGGCGGTCTTCCGAACGTTTTTTCGCCAGAAGCATGTCCATCACAGCAAGAGTTTGTTGGTAGTTTTCATCATCGATAATTAGCTGTACAAGACGACGAGTATTTGGATCTAATGTGGTTTCACGTAATTGCAGTGGGTTCATTTCACCCAGCCCTTTAAAGCGCTGAACATTGGGTTTACCTCGCTTGCGGCTAAGGCGGTCAAGCACAGCATTTTTTTCGCTTTCATCAAGGGCGTAAAACGTTTCTTTACCTAAATCAATGCGGTATAGCGGTGGCATTGCCATATAGACATGCCCTGCTTTAACGAGTGTTGGGAAATGACGGACAAATAACGCACATAATAGTGTCGCAATGTGTAAGCCATCGGAGTCCGCATCCGCAAGGATACAAATTTTCCCATAGCGCAATTGGCTAAGGTCTTCACTATCAGGGTCTATTCCAATAGCCACAGAGATGTCATGCACCTCTTGGGAGGCTAAAACCTCATCGGAAGACACTTCCCACGTATTGAGGATTTTACCGCGCAACGGCATGATAGCTTGATATTCACGGTCACGCGCTTGTTTTGCAGACCCCCCAGCGGAGTCCCCTTCAACAAGAAACAGCTCCGTCATACTTAGATCTTGCGAGCTACAGTCGGCCAATTTACCCGGCAATGCAGGGCCACTGGTGAGTTTTTTACGCACCACTTTTTTCGCCGCACGCATTCTACGTTGTGCGCTAGAAATGGCCATTTCTGCAAGCTGTTCAGCCACTTGCACGTTCTGATTAAGCCATAAACTGAAGGCATCTTTCACCACCCCCGAAACAAAGGCGGCACATTGACGAGAAGACAGGCGCTCTTTGGTTTGCCCAGCAAATTGTGGATCTTGCATTTTAACGGAAAGCACATAGGTACAGCGCTCCCAAATATCATCTGCTGAGAGCTTAACACCGCGAGGCAATATATTACGGAACTCGCAAAACTCACGCATCGCATCAAGCAACCCTTGGCGTAGCCCATTAACATGGGTTCCGCCTTGCGCTGTAGGGATAAGGTTAACGTAGCTTTCCGTGAGTAATTCACCACCTTCAGGCAACCAAAGCAGTGCCCATTGAGCGGCTTCCGTTTCCCCAGAAAATTCACCTGTAAACGGTTTTGGTGGTAACGCTTCAAGGCCGTCAATTGACTCCATGAGGTAATCGGTTAACCCATCGCTGTAGCACCAACTTTGTTCTGTATTGTTGAGCTTATCCTTAAACGTGATTTTCACGCCAGGGCATAAAACAGCTTTGGCTTTTAAGTTATGAGTTAAACGCGTTACTGAAAATCTTGGGCTATCAAAATAGCTGCCATCCGGCCAAAAATGCACGCTGGTCCCTGTGTTACGTTTGCCACAAGTCCCTAGTACATGTAAATCTTCCACCTTATCGCCGTTCTCAAAGGCAATTTGATACACTTGGCTATCACGACGAACAGTAACTTCAATACGTTTTGATAACGCATTGACAACAGAAATCCCGACACCGTGTAAACCACCTGAGAATTGGTAGTTTTTATTGGAGAATTTTCCCCCTGCATGTAATTGCCCCAAGATCAGCTCAACCGCTGACACTTTCATTTCTGGGTGAATATCGACAGGCATACCCCGCCCATCATCAATTACTTCAAGGGATTGATCGGCATGTAAAATAACCTCGATGTGGCTCGCGTGCCCCGCAAGCGCTTCATCGACGCTATTATCAATTACTTCTTGAGCCAAATGGTTCGGTCGA
It includes:
- the parC gene encoding DNA topoisomerase IV subunit A produces the protein MSEITHDGVERLPLHAFTENAYLNYSMYVIMDRALPFIGDGLKPVQRRIVYAMSELGLSNTAKYKKSARTVGDVLGKYHPHGDIACYEAMVLMAQPFSYRYPLVDGQGNWGAPDDPKSFAAMRYTESRLSKYAEVLLSELGHGTVDWVPNFDGTLNEPKMLPARLPNILLNGTTGIAVGMATDIPPHNAREVAQALVALLDKPTLNLDDIMAFVPGPDFPTEAEIISSRDDIRKIYQNGRGSVRMRAVWEKEDGNAVITALPHQVSGAKVLEQIASQMRAKKLPMVEDLRDESNHENPTRLVIVPRSNRVDLEQVMTHLFATTDLERSYRVNLNMIGLDNRPAVKGLVEILNEWIAYRRQTVRNRLNHRLEKVLRRLHILDGLLIAYLNIDEVIEIIRTEDEPKAVLMSRFNISDTQAEAILELKLRHLAKLEEMKIRGDQDELAKERDDLQAILGSERRLNTLIKKEIQADAKDYGDDRRSPLHEREEAKAMSEHEILPSEPITVVLSDMGWVRSAKGHDIEPTNLNYKAGDGFKGAARGKSNQAAVFLDTTGRSYSIDPLELPSARSQGEPLTGKLTLPPGATIEHVLMAPDDQKYLMASDAGYGFICTFNDLVTKNKTGKALISLPENAKVLAPIELHNEQEDLLLAITKAGRMLIFPVADLPQLSKGKGNKIINIAGAQAATGDDLLTWLMILPVGASMTLHFGKRKLKFKAEDLQKYRSERGRKGTSLPRGMHNIERIDIEPVDSE
- the parE gene encoding DNA topoisomerase IV subunit B, translating into MTQSSYNAEAIEVLSGLEPVRRRPGMYTDTSRPNHLAQEVIDNSVDEALAGHASHIEVILHADQSLEVIDDGRGMPVDIHPEMKVSAVELILGQLHAGGKFSNKNYQFSGGLHGVGISVVNALSKRIEVTVRRDSQVYQIAFENGDKVEDLHVLGTCGKRNTGTSVHFWPDGSYFDSPRFSVTRLTHNLKAKAVLCPGVKITFKDKLNNTEQSWCYSDGLTDYLMESIDGLEALPPKPFTGEFSGETEAAQWALLWLPEGGELLTESYVNLIPTAQGGTHVNGLRQGLLDAMREFCEFRNILPRGVKLSADDIWERCTYVLSVKMQDPQFAGQTKERLSSRQCAAFVSGVVKDAFSLWLNQNVQVAEQLAEMAISSAQRRMRAAKKVVRKKLTSGPALPGKLADCSSQDLSMTELFLVEGDSAGGSAKQARDREYQAIMPLRGKILNTWEVSSDEVLASQEVHDISVAIGIDPDSEDLSQLRYGKICILADADSDGLHIATLLCALFVRHFPTLVKAGHVYMAMPPLYRIDLGKETFYALDESEKNAVLDRLSRKRGKPNVQRFKGLGEMNPLQLRETTLDPNTRRLVQLIIDDENYQQTLAVMDMLLAKKRSEDRRNWLQEKGDMAEIDV